From Rhizobium sp. NZLR1, a single genomic window includes:
- the addB gene encoding double-strand break repair protein AddB: MAERHQPRILTIPAGLSFLKTLATTLCDGRLTPLFRHQADDPLSLARVTIYLPTRRAVRVLRSEFVDLLGGRSAILPVIRPLGETDDDSGYFDEALPATIDLAQPLSNTARLLELARLILAWRNKLPEIVRHIHSDSPLVAPASPADAIWLARNLAELIDSIETEDLDWSELSKLDTGDYAAWWQLTAEFLQIASAFWPERLSELGKSSPARHRNAILRAEASRLTTTKPTGPIIIAGSTGSVPATADLIAAVANLPEGVIVLPGLDLSMPERHWQMVAPEPAPGQHANPASRSHPQYGLSLLLKRLKLTRADVTLLERPEADLERRAEILSRTLVPAEATSDWGAWKSDLPDGSLSSAFADVSLIEAANEREEATAIAIGLRLALEKPGQDGESRAALITPDRNLARRVMAELSRFDILADDSAGTPLAAMPQGTLLQLLLEAALRPGDPVAIISLLKHPLARFGLERDALISATEALELLALRGGVAEVDISRLEPLLTHQLAEQAQDRHAPQWRKALSADAADAAYDLARRVTQATEPLASTLIRHRPEDRARTVSLSLSEWAERSGRSLEAVAADPHGNLADLWSGEAGDALAALLGEVIGTDGQMEADGPQWIDIMAALAAGHVVKPRALSHPRLFIFGTLEARLQSVDTLILGGLNEGTWPGQTANNPFIPRMMKTEIGLEPPERRIGQLAHDFEMANGTRHLIYSRALRQGSTPTVASRWLQRLLALAGEAFEAELKGRGNRFLQWAGLIDRGEAQAPTQRPSPKPPLALQPKSYSFSEVGRLRRDPYAIYARRILRLDPVDTFNRDPGAAERGTLYHKIIDRFIREAHVAGTPDAAAAMERILSELFDMEQLPAHIDAVWRPRFRAVARAFLEWETGRRPGIRKTLTEVRGGFELEPINIRLNGVADRIDITGPNAADIIDYKTGYNPSPAQARVLLDPQLALEAAALSAGAFRDAGRLVPQDLLYVRLRPGRRFQVDTVNNESSARSDKAKSAMDLAEESIDQLVKFVGLLQSGEKGFTSRLIPAQQFDFGGDYDHLARVSEWSTAETDEGGSDE; encoded by the coding sequence ATGGCGGAGCGGCATCAGCCACGCATTCTGACGATCCCGGCGGGCCTCTCCTTTCTGAAAACGCTGGCGACGACGCTTTGCGACGGCCGCCTGACGCCGCTCTTCCGGCATCAGGCCGATGATCCGCTGTCGCTCGCCAGGGTAACGATCTATCTGCCGACCCGGCGTGCCGTGCGTGTGCTGCGCTCGGAATTCGTCGACCTGCTCGGCGGCCGCTCGGCGATCCTGCCGGTCATCCGTCCTCTCGGCGAAACCGATGACGACAGCGGCTATTTCGACGAGGCGCTGCCGGCGACGATAGACCTCGCCCAACCGCTGTCGAATACCGCCCGTCTGTTGGAGCTTGCGCGGCTCATCCTCGCCTGGCGAAACAAACTGCCCGAAATCGTTCGCCACATTCATTCGGACTCACCGCTCGTTGCGCCGGCAAGCCCGGCAGATGCGATCTGGCTCGCCCGCAACCTTGCGGAACTGATCGATTCCATCGAAACCGAGGATCTCGACTGGTCTGAACTGTCGAAACTCGACACCGGCGACTATGCCGCCTGGTGGCAGCTGACGGCGGAGTTTCTGCAGATCGCCAGCGCCTTCTGGCCGGAGAGGCTTTCCGAACTCGGCAAATCCTCGCCGGCGCGGCACCGAAACGCCATCCTGCGGGCCGAAGCATCAAGGCTTACCACGACGAAACCGACTGGGCCGATCATCATTGCCGGTTCGACGGGCTCGGTTCCCGCCACCGCCGATCTCATCGCCGCCGTCGCCAATCTGCCTGAGGGTGTGATCGTGCTTCCGGGGCTCGATCTCTCTATGCCCGAAAGGCACTGGCAGATGGTGGCGCCAGAACCGGCACCCGGCCAACATGCCAATCCTGCAAGCCGGAGCCATCCGCAATACGGCCTGTCGTTGCTGCTCAAGCGGCTGAAGCTCACGCGTGCCGACGTGACCCTTCTTGAACGGCCCGAGGCCGATCTTGAGCGGCGCGCCGAAATCCTGTCTCGGACGCTCGTCCCGGCGGAGGCGACCAGCGATTGGGGCGCTTGGAAGAGCGACCTGCCCGATGGCAGCCTGTCTTCCGCCTTTGCCGATGTTTCGCTGATCGAAGCCGCCAACGAACGCGAGGAAGCGACCGCGATTGCGATTGGGCTGCGGCTGGCGTTGGAAAAGCCGGGGCAGGACGGCGAAAGCCGGGCTGCCCTCATTACCCCGGACCGCAATCTCGCCCGACGGGTTATGGCGGAGCTTTCCCGCTTCGACATCCTCGCCGACGATTCGGCCGGCACACCGCTTGCAGCCATGCCGCAGGGCACGCTGCTGCAATTGCTGCTGGAAGCAGCGCTGCGCCCGGGCGATCCGGTGGCGATTATTTCGCTGCTCAAACATCCGCTGGCCCGTTTCGGCCTGGAACGCGACGCATTGATTTCCGCTACCGAGGCGCTCGAGCTGCTGGCCCTGCGTGGCGGCGTGGCGGAGGTGGATATCAGCAGGCTCGAGCCGCTGCTGACCCATCAGCTTGCCGAACAGGCCCAGGACAGGCACGCACCGCAATGGCGAAAGGCGCTTTCGGCTGACGCTGCCGATGCCGCGTACGATCTTGCCCGGCGGGTCACACAAGCGACCGAGCCGCTGGCTTCGACGCTGATCCGGCACCGGCCGGAAGATCGCGCAAGGACGGTAAGCTTGTCTTTGTCGGAATGGGCGGAGCGTAGCGGTCGTTCGCTCGAAGCAGTCGCGGCCGATCCGCACGGCAATCTCGCCGATCTCTGGTCTGGTGAAGCGGGAGATGCGCTCGCCGCCCTGCTCGGCGAGGTCATCGGCACGGACGGCCAGATGGAAGCCGACGGGCCGCAATGGATCGACATTATGGCAGCACTTGCTGCCGGCCATGTGGTGAAGCCACGGGCACTCAGTCATCCCCGCCTCTTCATTTTCGGCACGCTGGAAGCCCGCCTGCAGAGCGTCGATACGCTGATCCTCGGCGGCCTGAACGAGGGCACCTGGCCAGGGCAGACCGCCAACAATCCCTTCATTCCGCGCATGATGAAGACGGAGATCGGCCTCGAGCCGCCGGAACGGCGTATCGGCCAGCTGGCGCATGACTTCGAGATGGCGAATGGCACGCGCCATCTGATCTATTCGCGCGCGCTGCGCCAGGGCTCGACACCGACGGTCGCCTCCCGTTGGCTGCAGCGGCTGCTAGCGCTCGCCGGAGAGGCGTTCGAAGCGGAGTTGAAGGGACGCGGCAACCGGTTCCTCCAATGGGCCGGCCTGATCGACCGTGGAGAAGCCCAGGCACCGACGCAACGCCCCTCGCCGAAACCACCGTTGGCACTGCAGCCGAAATCCTACTCCTTCAGCGAAGTCGGTCGGCTGCGCCGGGACCCCTATGCCATCTATGCGCGCCGCATCCTGCGCCTCGATCCCGTCGATACATTCAACCGCGATCCAGGAGCGGCCGAACGCGGAACGCTCTATCATAAGATCATCGACCGGTTCATTCGCGAAGCCCATGTCGCCGGCACGCCGGATGCGGCAGCGGCGATGGAGCGCATCCTTTCCGAGCTTTTCGACATGGAGCAGCTGCCGGCGCATATCGATGCCGTGTGGCGGCCGCGCTTCCGCGCGGTTGCCCGCGCCTTCCTCGAATGGGAAACCGGACGGCGACCCGGCATCCGCAAAACACTGACGGAGGTGCGTGGCGGCTTCGAATTGGAGCCGATCAATATCCGGCTTAACGGAGTTGCGGACCGGATCGACATCACCGGACCGAACGCCGCCGATATCATCGATTACAAGACCGGCTACAATCCGTCGCCAGCGCAGGCCCGCGTGCTTCTCGATCCGCAGCTTGCGCTCGAAGCGGCGGCCTTGAGCGCCGGCGCCTTCCGTGATGCCGGTCGTCTTGTGCCGCAGGACCTGCTCTATGTGCGCCTGCGGCCGGGACGTCGTTTTCAGGTCGACACCGTCAACAACGAAAGCTCGGCACGCAGCGACAAGGCGAAATCGGCGATGGATCTCGCCGAGGAATCGATCGACCAGTTGGTCAAGTTCGTCGGATTGCTGCAGTCCGGGGAGAAAGGCTTCACCTCGCGGCTCATTCCGGCGCAGCAATTCGATTTCGGCGGCGACTATGATCACCTCGCCCGCGTCTCCGAATGGTCGACAGCCGAAACCGACGAAGGCGGCAGCGATGAGTGA
- a CDS encoding nucleotidyltransferase family protein yields MSIRQAMVLAAGLGTRMRPITETIPKPLVKIDGKPMIDYALDSLVAAGIERAAVNVHHHADQMLDHLKNYPGLDIVISDERDALMNSGGGLVKGLRLLTRDDIFVMNADLFWIGEQPGRPTNLQRLAGFFDAKRMDMALLCVMIEDTTGHNGKNDFSLAADGRLTRYRDDPSNPVVYAGAIAMNPSLFDNAPQDAFNLNIYFDKAIARGRLFGMVLDGHWLTVGTPEAIGEAEETIRRLRAFA; encoded by the coding sequence ATGAGCATCAGACAAGCTATGGTACTGGCCGCGGGTCTCGGGACCCGCATGCGCCCGATCACCGAGACGATCCCGAAGCCGCTGGTGAAAATCGACGGCAAGCCGATGATCGACTACGCGCTGGATTCGCTGGTGGCGGCCGGCATCGAACGAGCCGCCGTCAACGTTCATCACCACGCCGACCAGATGCTCGATCATCTGAAGAATTATCCTGGCCTCGACATCGTGATTTCCGACGAGCGGGACGCGCTGATGAACTCCGGCGGCGGACTGGTGAAGGGGCTGAGGCTGCTGACCCGCGACGATATCTTCGTCATGAATGCCGACCTGTTCTGGATCGGCGAACAGCCGGGGCGGCCAACGAACCTGCAACGCTTAGCCGGATTCTTCGATGCCAAGCGCATGGACATGGCGCTGCTTTGTGTGATGATAGAGGATACGACGGGCCACAACGGCAAGAACGATTTCAGCCTCGCAGCGGATGGCCGGCTGACGCGTTATCGCGACGATCCGTCCAATCCCGTCGTTTACGCCGGAGCGATCGCCATGAACCCATCGCTGTTCGACAACGCGCCGCAGGATGCCTTCAACCTCAATATCTATTTCGACAAGGCAATCGCACGCGGCCGCCTTTTCGGCATGGTGCTCGACGGCCATTGGCTGACAGTGGGAACGCCGGAGGCGATCGGCGAGGCGGAGGAAACGATCCGTCGGTTGCGGGCGTTTGCGTGA
- the tsaE gene encoding tRNA (adenosine(37)-N6)-threonylcarbamoyltransferase complex ATPase subunit type 1 TsaE has translation MTTSDTISLFLKDEAATSRLGEDLALALKAGDCLALSGDLGAGKSSLARAILRAMADDEGLEVPSPTFTLVQSYDLRLPVSHFDLYRLGNPAELTELGFDEALENGICLVEWPEMAEGELPAEHITLRLAHEGSGRRATIKAAGAHAFRIHRVLAIRDFLDKAGYPEVKRRFLTGDASLRAYEAIYPNAAQRKILMDWRPHPEGPPVYDGKPYPKVAHLAQNAYPFVAIANVLRERGFATPEIYQVDYEQGILLIEDLGTEGVLDDDGRPVTERYRQSIACLAHLHSMQIPQDIPVSAIHTHHIPDFDRTAMKMEVQLVLDWHIAWKRGTAPTDAERADYLAIWDSLIDELAAAEKNLLLRDFHSPNIIWRELESGIRKIGIIDFQDAMIGPTAYDLASIVQDARVTIEPDLFRQLMDDYLALRRGQGGFDEAGFMKAWSIMSAQRNCKLAGLWVRLLQRDGKPGYLKHMPRTLTYLQVALEHEALAPLRDWCARAGIGQRES, from the coding sequence ATGACGACCAGCGATACGATCTCGCTTTTTCTGAAAGACGAGGCGGCTACATCTCGACTGGGTGAAGACCTGGCGCTGGCCTTGAAAGCCGGCGATTGCCTCGCCCTTTCCGGCGATCTCGGCGCGGGGAAATCCTCGCTGGCACGGGCGATCCTGCGCGCCATGGCCGATGACGAGGGGCTCGAGGTCCCGAGCCCGACCTTCACCCTGGTGCAATCCTACGATCTGCGCCTCCCGGTTTCGCACTTCGATCTCTACCGGCTCGGCAATCCCGCCGAATTGACCGAACTCGGCTTCGATGAAGCCCTGGAGAACGGGATCTGCCTCGTCGAATGGCCCGAGATGGCTGAGGGCGAACTACCGGCCGAGCACATCACGCTGAGGCTCGCACATGAAGGCAGCGGCCGCCGAGCAACAATCAAAGCCGCCGGCGCACACGCCTTCCGCATCCATCGTGTCCTGGCGATCCGCGATTTCCTCGACAAAGCCGGCTATCCCGAAGTCAAACGCCGCTTCCTGACCGGCGATGCGTCGTTGCGCGCCTATGAAGCGATCTATCCGAACGCTGCTCAACGAAAAATACTGATGGATTGGCGCCCGCATCCCGAGGGACCGCCCGTCTATGACGGCAAGCCGTATCCCAAGGTCGCGCATCTCGCACAGAATGCCTATCCTTTCGTCGCGATCGCCAATGTGTTGCGCGAGCGGGGATTTGCGACGCCGGAGATCTATCAGGTCGACTATGAACAGGGCATCCTGCTGATCGAGGATCTCGGCACCGAGGGCGTGCTCGATGACGACGGACGGCCGGTCACCGAACGTTACCGGCAAAGCATCGCCTGCCTTGCCCATCTTCATTCCATGCAGATTCCGCAGGATATCCCGGTTTCCGCGATACATACGCATCACATTCCGGACTTCGATCGCACGGCAATGAAGATGGAAGTGCAGCTTGTGCTCGATTGGCATATTGCCTGGAAGCGCGGTACAGCACCCACGGATGCCGAACGTGCGGACTATCTGGCGATCTGGGACTCGCTGATCGACGAGCTCGCGGCGGCCGAGAAGAACCTGTTGCTGCGCGACTTCCATTCGCCGAACATCATCTGGCGCGAACTAGAAAGCGGCATTCGCAAGATCGGCATCATCGATTTCCAGGACGCCATGATCGGCCCCACCGCCTATGATCTCGCCTCGATCGTTCAGGATGCGCGAGTGACAATCGAACCGGATCTCTTCCGGCAGCTGATGGACGATTATCTCGCCCTTCGCCGAGGCCAGGGCGGCTTCGACGAAGCCGGATTCATGAAGGCCTGGTCCATCATGTCGGCGCAACGTAATTGCAAGCTTGCCGGTCTCTGGGTGCGGCTGCTGCAGCGTGACGGCAAGCCCGGCTATCTCAAACATATGCCGCGAACGCTCACCTATCTGCAGGTCGCACTCGAGCATGAAGCGCTTGCCCCCTTGCGCGATTGGTGCGCAAGGGCTGGAATAGGCCAACGCGAATCATAA
- a CDS encoding PAS domain-containing sensor histidine kinase — protein sequence MSEMKSSLPGQADDGVRAGRRPLMAGQEHKSATAHEAAKQEHGSLARFLKACAAGTALAALARPVLAQTEQQAAASAHLFTSSQVVGVSVVIGVISAALLSTLWLVRQRGNLESESREIRSALSDAQQRISQYQALIADKNRRIVIWDGNARPELLGQLPPETGAPQDGEFLAFGLWLKSRSASELEKAIDRLRDGAQSFDMVVETIRDEILEAQGRVSGGRAFVRFVALNNLRAELAELRIERDRLMTSISAFQTMLDAIDMPAWQRDPAGLLTWVNQAYGEAVEARSPQQAINEGREMLTTVARERIRAATTPESPFHDTISTVVRGNRTFFDVVDVRLPSGSAGIAIDVSDIEAVRAELERTLKSHAETLDHLATPVAIFDGDRRLQFYNQAFVALWELDIAFLEGRPDNSELLERLRAAKKLPDQLNWKSWKEAALSVYRALDTQSDLWHLPNGQTLRVFATAHPQGGATWVFENLTEQVDLETRYNTLVKVQGETIDHLSEGVAVFGPDGRIRLSNPAFRALWGITETEAKPGTHIRGLGEACAPSYDRPDGWKAFAELITSFDDERRSGQGTLELFSGLVLDFAVIPLPNAQTMLTFVNMTDSVRAERALTEKNEALRKADELKNDFVQHVSYELRSPLTNIIGFTDLLRTQGVGPLNERQAEYIDHISTSSSVLLTLVNDILDLTTVDAGIMRLNYADIDLNDLLDDVSMQIADRLHESGVALEITAPAYLGSIVADPQRLKQILLKLLSNAANFSPEGTSIALECHREGTDFVFSVSDRGPGISPDMIATVFDRFATGAKSGKRGGAGLGLSIVDSFVTLHHGDVTIDSEPGKGTTVVCRIPSINVPHTAAAE from the coding sequence ATGTCGGAAATGAAAAGCAGCCTGCCCGGTCAGGCGGATGACGGCGTTCGCGCCGGCCGCCGCCCGCTGATGGCGGGCCAAGAGCACAAATCTGCAACGGCACACGAGGCCGCCAAGCAAGAGCATGGATCATTGGCGCGCTTTCTGAAAGCTTGCGCGGCCGGCACGGCGCTTGCGGCGCTGGCGCGGCCGGTTCTGGCACAGACAGAGCAACAGGCGGCAGCCTCGGCTCACCTCTTCACATCCTCGCAGGTCGTCGGCGTTTCCGTGGTCATCGGCGTCATATCGGCAGCACTGCTTTCGACGCTGTGGCTGGTGCGCCAGCGCGGCAATCTGGAAAGTGAGAGCCGGGAAATCCGCTCGGCGCTTTCCGATGCCCAGCAGCGCATTTCGCAATACCAGGCTTTGATCGCCGACAAGAACCGGCGGATCGTCATCTGGGACGGCAATGCGCGCCCCGAACTGCTCGGCCAGCTTCCGCCCGAAACCGGCGCACCGCAGGACGGCGAGTTCCTGGCCTTCGGCCTCTGGCTGAAGTCCCGCTCGGCCTCCGAGCTGGAAAAGGCGATCGACCGGCTGCGCGACGGAGCACAGAGTTTCGACATGGTGGTCGAAACCATCCGCGACGAAATCCTCGAGGCGCAGGGCCGGGTTTCCGGCGGGCGCGCCTTCGTCCGTTTCGTGGCGCTTAACAATCTGCGCGCCGAGCTGGCAGAGCTCAGGATCGAGCGCGACCGGCTGATGACGTCGATCTCGGCCTTCCAGACCATGCTTGACGCGATCGACATGCCGGCCTGGCAACGCGACCCGGCGGGTCTGCTGACCTGGGTCAACCAGGCTTATGGCGAGGCGGTCGAAGCGCGATCGCCGCAGCAGGCGATCAATGAAGGCCGCGAAATGCTGACGACCGTGGCGCGCGAACGTATTCGCGCGGCGACGACGCCGGAATCACCCTTCCACGACACGATCTCGACGGTCGTGCGCGGCAACCGCACATTCTTCGACGTCGTCGACGTCAGGCTGCCCAGCGGCTCGGCCGGTATTGCGATCGACGTGTCCGACATAGAGGCGGTGCGTGCCGAGCTGGAACGGACGCTCAAGAGCCACGCCGAAACCCTCGACCATCTCGCCACGCCCGTTGCCATCTTCGACGGCGACCGCCGCCTGCAATTCTATAACCAGGCTTTCGTCGCGCTCTGGGAGCTGGATATCGCCTTCCTCGAAGGCCGGCCGGACAATAGCGAGCTGCTCGAGCGGCTGCGGGCTGCCAAGAAGCTGCCGGACCAGCTCAACTGGAAAAGCTGGAAGGAAGCAGCCCTTTCCGTCTATCGCGCGCTCGACACGCAATCCGATCTCTGGCACCTGCCGAACGGGCAGACATTGCGCGTCTTCGCGACCGCCCATCCGCAGGGTGGGGCCACCTGGGTGTTCGAAAACCTGACCGAGCAGGTCGATCTCGAAACGCGCTACAACACACTGGTCAAGGTGCAGGGCGAAACGATCGACCATCTTTCCGAAGGTGTGGCGGTGTTCGGCCCGGATGGACGCATCCGCCTGTCGAACCCGGCCTTCCGCGCACTCTGGGGAATCACCGAAACCGAAGCCAAGCCCGGCACGCATATCCGCGGACTGGGCGAGGCCTGCGCGCCGTCCTATGACCGGCCGGACGGCTGGAAGGCGTTCGCGGAACTGATCACCAGCTTCGACGACGAACGCCGCTCGGGCCAGGGGACGCTGGAACTCTTCTCCGGCCTCGTGCTCGACTTTGCCGTCATCCCGCTGCCGAACGCGCAGACCATGCTGACCTTCGTCAATATGACGGACAGCGTGCGTGCCGAGCGGGCGCTAACCGAGAAGAACGAAGCGCTGCGCAAGGCCGACGAGCTGAAGAACGACTTCGTCCAGCATGTGTCTTACGAGCTGCGCTCGCCGCTGACCAATATCATCGGCTTCACCGATCTACTGCGGACGCAGGGCGTCGGGCCGCTGAACGAACGGCAGGCCGAATATATCGACCACATCTCGACCTCGTCCTCCGTTCTGCTGACGCTCGTCAACGATATCCTCGACCTTACGACCGTCGATGCCGGCATCATGCGCCTCAACTATGCGGATATCGATCTCAACGATCTGCTCGACGACGTCTCGATGCAGATCGCCGATCGCCTGCACGAAAGCGGCGTCGCGCTCGAAATCACCGCGCCGGCCTATCTCGGCTCGATCGTCGCCGATCCGCAGCGGCTGAAGCAGATCCTTCTGAAGCTGCTTTCCAACGCAGCGAATTTTTCGCCGGAAGGCACCTCGATCGCGCTGGAGTGCCATCGCGAAGGCACGGATTTCGTCTTCTCCGTCAGCGATCGCGGCCCCGGCATCTCGCCTGACATGATCGCTACCGTCTTCGACCGGTTTGCGACCGGTGCGAAAAGCGGCAAACGCGGCGGCGCCGGCCTCGGCCTTTCGATCGTCGACAGCTTCGTCACTCTGCATCATGGCGACGTGACGATCGACAGCGAGCCGGGCAAGGGCACCACCGTCGTCTGCCGTATCCCCTCGATCAATGTCCCGCATACCGCGGCTGCCGAATGA
- the ahcY gene encoding adenosylhomocysteinase: MSTEKDYVVADLGLADFGRKEITIAETEMPGLMSCRTEFGQAKPLKGARITGSLHMTIQTAVLIETLVALGAEVRWASCNIFSTQDHAAAAIAAAGVPVFAIKGESLEDYWVYTDKIFQWADGGLSNMILDDGGDATMYILLGARAEAGEDVLSHPHSEEEEILFAQIKKRLAASPGWFTKQRDAIKGVTEETTTGVNRLYQLSQKGLLPFPAINVNDSVTKSKFDNKYGCKESLVDGIRRGTDVMMAGKVAVVCGYGDVGKGSAASLSGAGARVKVTEADPICALQAAMDGYEVVLLEDVVSSADLFITTTGNKDVIRIDHMRQMKDMAIVGNIGHFDNEIEVAALRNLKWTNVKPQVDLIEFPKGNRIILLSEGRLLNLGNATGHPSFVMSASFTNQTLAQIELFTKPDQYSNQVYILPKHLDEKVARLHLDKLGVKLTELSEEQAAYIGVSPKGPFKADHYRY, from the coding sequence ATGAGCACTGAAAAAGATTATGTCGTCGCCGATCTCGGGCTTGCGGATTTCGGCCGCAAGGAAATTACGATCGCCGAAACCGAAATGCCGGGGCTGATGTCCTGCCGCACCGAATTCGGCCAGGCAAAGCCGCTGAAGGGCGCGCGCATCACCGGCTCGCTGCACATGACCATCCAGACGGCCGTGCTCATCGAGACGCTGGTGGCGCTCGGTGCCGAAGTCCGCTGGGCCTCGTGCAACATCTTCTCGACGCAGGATCATGCCGCTGCCGCGATCGCCGCCGCCGGCGTGCCTGTCTTCGCCATCAAGGGCGAGTCACTTGAGGATTACTGGGTCTATACCGACAAGATCTTCCAGTGGGCCGATGGCGGCCTTTCCAACATGATCCTCGATGACGGCGGCGATGCAACCATGTACATCCTGCTCGGCGCCCGCGCCGAAGCCGGTGAAGATGTGCTGTCGCATCCGCATTCCGAGGAAGAGGAAATCCTCTTCGCACAGATCAAGAAGCGCCTTGCCGCCTCTCCGGGTTGGTTCACCAAGCAGCGCGACGCGATCAAGGGCGTCACCGAGGAAACGACGACAGGCGTCAACCGCCTCTATCAGCTCAGCCAGAAGGGCCTGCTGCCCTTCCCGGCGATCAACGTCAACGACTCGGTCACCAAGTCGAAGTTCGACAACAAGTACGGCTGCAAGGAATCGCTGGTCGACGGCATCCGCCGCGGCACCGACGTGATGATGGCCGGCAAGGTTGCCGTCGTCTGCGGCTACGGCGACGTCGGCAAGGGTTCTGCCGCTTCGCTTTCCGGCGCCGGCGCCCGCGTCAAGGTGACCGAAGCCGATCCAATCTGCGCATTGCAGGCTGCGATGGACGGTTATGAAGTCGTGCTGCTCGAGGACGTCGTTTCCTCTGCCGATCTCTTCATCACCACCACGGGCAACAAGGACGTCATCCGCATCGACCACATGCGTCAGATGAAGGACATGGCGATCGTCGGCAATATCGGCCACTTCGACAACGAAATCGAAGTCGCCGCGCTGCGCAATCTCAAGTGGACCAACGTCAAGCCGCAGGTCGACCTGATCGAATTCCCCAAGGGCAACCGCATCATCCTTCTTTCCGAAGGCCGTCTGCTCAACCTTGGCAACGCCACCGGCCACCCGTCCTTCGTGATGTCGGCTTCCTTCACCAACCAGACACTGGCGCAGATCGAGCTCTTCACCAAGCCCGACCAGTATTCCAACCAGGTCTATATCCTGCCGAAGCATCTCGATGAGAAGGTCGCACGCCTGCATCTCGACAAGCTCGGCGTGAAGCTGACTGAGCTTTCCGAGGAGCAAGCTGCCTATATCGGCGTCTCGCCCAAGGGTCCGTTCAAGGCCGACCACTACAGATATTGA
- a CDS encoding HPr family phosphocarrier protein — protein MTSLSRELLIINKRGLHARASAKFVQMVETFDAAITVSKDGMTVGGTSIMGLMMLAASPGSSVVVSASGSQAEQALEALDQLIQNRFGEEM, from the coding sequence ATGACATCGCTATCCCGAGAACTCCTGATTATCAACAAGCGCGGTCTCCACGCCCGCGCCTCGGCCAAATTCGTGCAAATGGTCGAGACCTTCGATGCCGCCATCACCGTTTCCAAGGACGGAATGACGGTCGGCGGCACCTCTATCATGGGCCTGATGATGCTTGCGGCCAGCCCCGGCTCGAGCGTCGTCGTCTCGGCAAGCGGCAGCCAGGCCGAGCAAGCGCTGGAGGCCCTGGACCAACTGATCCAGAACCGGTTCGGCGAAGAGATGTGA
- a CDS encoding PTS sugar transporter subunit IIA produces MIGLVLVTHGKLAEEFRHAVEHVVGPQKFIETVCIGPEDDMDQRRQDILEAVSGADDGHGVVILTDMFGGTPSNLAISVMSSGHTEVIAGVNLPMLIKLAGVRGENNMEKALVEASEAGRKYINVASRVLSGK; encoded by the coding sequence ATGATCGGACTTGTGCTTGTCACTCATGGCAAGCTGGCTGAAGAGTTTCGTCATGCTGTCGAGCACGTCGTCGGTCCTCAGAAATTCATCGAGACGGTCTGTATTGGCCCCGAAGACGACATGGATCAAAGACGGCAGGACATTCTCGAAGCTGTTTCCGGTGCCGATGATGGCCATGGCGTCGTCATTCTGACCGACATGTTCGGCGGCACGCCGTCCAATCTTGCCATATCCGTCATGAGCAGCGGCCATACCGAGGTCATTGCCGGCGTCAACCTGCCGATGCTGATAAAGCTCGCCGGCGTGCGTGGCGAGAACAACATGGAGAAGGCGCTGGTGGAGGCTTCCGAAGCCGGGCGGAAATATATCAATGTCGCGAGCCGCGTGCTTAGCGGAAAATAA
- a CDS encoding serine/threonine protein kinase yields the protein MTTAPNIHATAIIVGRTGLLFSGPSGWGKSMLAFTCMTEARRLGLFTALVADDQVLLSEEAGTVIAACPPSIAGLIELRGTGIVRQDHIPRAPMHYAVLPGSATGEERVPPEGEIVSLAAGLSLPALRLLTGVSSPLAILMAKAPDIGH from the coding sequence ATGACGACGGCTCCGAACATCCATGCGACGGCGATCATCGTCGGCAGAACGGGGCTGCTGTTCAGCGGACCTTCCGGCTGGGGAAAATCAATGCTGGCCTTCACCTGCATGACCGAGGCACGCCGGCTCGGGCTGTTCACGGCGCTGGTCGCCGACGACCAGGTTCTTTTGTCTGAAGAGGCCGGCACGGTGATCGCGGCATGTCCGCCGTCGATCGCCGGGCTGATCGAACTTCGCGGCACCGGCATCGTCCGGCAAGATCATATTCCACGGGCGCCGATGCACTACGCCGTGCTTCCGGGCAGCGCCACTGGTGAGGAGCGCGTGCCCCCCGAAGGCGAAATCGTCAGCCTCGCAGCCGGTCTTTCGCTTCCCGCATTGCGGTTGCTCACTGGCGTTTCGTCACCCCTTGCAATCCTGATGGCGAAAGCACCCGATATCGGGCATTGA